In Mangifera indica cultivar Alphonso chromosome 7, CATAS_Mindica_2.1, whole genome shotgun sequence, the genomic window ATATAAACACCTAAATCTAGCTAATTTTGCAAACATACATAAATCACCAAAACGACGAGTTTAACCATATGAACTCACCAGGTGATTCCATTAGCTCGAGCAAAGCAAACTGGATACAAATTCAAAGGCCACGTGTCTCACAATCCAATCACCTGATAAAACACATAGATTCTGAGATCCGAAACGAAACtcgaaaaaaataaattgtgatTCCGAAAACAAGGAAAACACTTTCACAATGCATCGAAAAAAAAGTTTCCACCTCGCGAATTGCGATCTGGCAACGACAGAGACGATAAATTGGAGCAAAAGGGCCCGAGAAATTGGGGATATTTTGGCCGTTAACTAACCCGACCGAAGAGTCGTGTACAGGAGAAATCAAAATGCGGGAGATTCGAGACGAgagaaacaaagagaaagaggcAGTACGCTGAGATCTGGTGCGATCGAGTCTATGTATTTGGAATATTTAACCAATACATATAAGCCACGtgttgagaaaaaataaaatgacttgAGCTTGGTTTCTTTGGGCCTACTGGCGGATTAGGCCCAATGTGGAACGTTCAATTTACAATCAAGCCCATCCTCCTTTTGGTACGGATTACTATGGAGggtaaattaatttcaattttttattgaaaaaaataattaaatctggattatataaataaataaattgaaatttgatttttaattttttaatagataagtcattttgatataattaaattagttgtACTCTTCAAAGCCAaaaagtgttactttatttgcTTCgttttttaagtatacaaataaatttattgtataattaagtattaatttatttttaatttaaaatatttaattatttaatatatatatatattaaatatgtatttatttatatactcaaaataaatatacataattttattaataaaaaaatgtgtttcaaccatttatacaattaatcaattttatgctagttattgttattaatgtttttatacaCAGCTCGGATATTGACCTGATTAAATAGCCAGTGGATGGGTCAATCGATATCATCAACAAGATATGATTgagttttaaaatatgtgtcactTAAGTGATATTAAcgttacaataaaattatgtgtatttattttaaaaatataaatatgtatatacttatatatgtcatcgtataattaaataagtttgaattaaaaataatttaatattcaatcatataataatacatataaattaaattgactACAGTTATAAATTTGCCAATGACTAAGATGTTTTTCAGTCataaattagattgaatttgaCATGGATTCCTTATTTATccaattcaagttttaaatttcTGCGTGCAAACACATTAACTACAGTTAGCCATCCaccaattaatttttcttttattattcgtagggttagattcgaatcgagctgAGCTCAGCTCgtagccagctcgagctcggctcgtagccagctcgagctcggctcgtaGCCAGCTTAAGttcggctcggtttatttatgaCCGGCTCAAGTTCAGCTTGAGCTCGACTCAGCTCGTTTACGGCTCGATTCaactcgtttttcatatcaaaacaacatcgttttgtatatatatatggatcaaaatgacatcgttttgtataaaaaattttaaaaaaaaatctaccaaacCAACTCGAGCTTGATCGAACAGAGCAGAGTCTAactcgtttcaggctcgaaccgagccgagcttaaGCTCGAGCTGGCCAGGCTCGAGTTCAGCCCTAATTATTCGCTTCCGTTAATTGAAAAACCAAACGTGTAAAGATACACATGTTGTTCTGTGTAGATTTTTTATAGGTTTTtgggccaaatgacttattcccaacCAAAGTTTGCTCCATTGTTAAATATATACCTACTAATTTTCAAAAGCTTAcactattatttaatttttattaaaatttttaattaattttaagagtaaaaatgttatttaactattaatattaaaaaataaatttttatcttattttccactttaattttaaaaattaataatttcttgtaacctatattttaaaaactcacgTTTCCTTCATAAAGTTTCATTCTCCCCTTTCCTTATCTGGTGACCATTTTTCAATCGACCTTTCATACCTTTTTCTTGTCGATGCTCTCTCCCACCTCTTGGACAAAGATGAGTTGAAGATGACAACCAGAAATGAtcattagagaagaaaatgagagaatGAAACACTAAGTGGGGGGGCAGGAGGgatatgagttttcaaaatttatgttgaagagaaattgttagtttttaaatctaagatggaaatgagataaattttatttttttttaatattagtagtataatgacatttttactCTTAGAactaattgataattttaacagaagttagatGGTAGgtaggtgtttaaatttttaaaagttaacatgTATCACTTTAGTAATGGGCTAAATCCTGGgagggaataagtcatttggcctatttttttattttctttcggTTCTTCGAAagcaaaaagacttattcctacccaaggtttggtgtaaaaacaaatacatatccacaaaattttaaaaactcaaatacctacttgaggtttagtctattttcatatatccaaaaattttctgttaggattaaggataaaattatcattttatcagtaatattaaaataagtaaaattatatctcattcctctttcagtttaaaaatttaataatttctctcattcaaaaatttgaaaagttatatttttctttaccaGGGTTACTTTCTTCCCTTCCTTCATTGGCAATTAGACTCTAACTAAGCAATTTTCATCCCATCCTTCTCCCTTTGTCACCTACGATGATGTTCGACGAAGTGGCTTTGTCAGATTGACTTTAGATGTCGAGAATCCATCACATTTTCCATCAACAAAGAGACAGAGATTTAGTGTTCTTTTATCATGAACACATTCATTACATGACAGATCTGAATCACACGTGATGATCAATTGTGTTTGTGGCTAGTCTTCGATTGGGATGTGAGAGAGAGCGTCGATAGATGGAAGGTTGGTCAAAGAACGtcgcaaaaaaagaaaataaaggagtaaaatcgttattttatcagtaatattaaaataattaaaattatatctcatttttcctcttttgatttggaaaactaacatttcctcttgaattaagtttaaaaaattcacttttccccctttGATGTCAAACCTGAAATCCGATTACTTTTTTCGACGAATGACAGACCAATAATGTCATTTAAAGAACGACCTTTGGATAATGATTATCGTTCACACTAAACAACAAGCGTTGTCCAACAATGTGCCACACCGATCACCGATGGTTGAAGGAGGGATGAAGAAAgaacttaaaaatttatgaaaaaaaattattttttaaagtttagacataaggtaaaatattaatttttaaaatctaaggaaaaaaaagataaaattatatatattttaaatattattattaaataataatttcatctttatatttaataataaatttaataataatttaaaaataactaaatatttaaatttttatttatataaatatatttttaaatttgaattaaaacttaaataaaaaataatctttgcTCATATTTGGgcctttgaattttctttttccctttcttcgGAGGTTTTTGTCTTTAGTCGTGTCTTGTCTGTCCGTGCTCAATCGTTGTTGATGTGCTGACGTCTCTGTGTTCGGCATTAGACATCACTGTGAAAGATGATTTCAAATTATTCTTACAAATTTGACAAAGATAATGTTGGGAAAAAAAAGGTGTTCCGACGAATTTGGGTGTAAATATACCCGAAATTGGAGATAATATTTCGAGATTTTGAGGTGGTGCAGGTTAGAAAAATCTGAAAATCCAAAATTTGTCCCCACAAAACCAAATGAGAGGCAAAGGGAAGCCAAACCGGATGACGAAGCTAATGGCTCTGACAAGCCACACGATTTATCCCATTTGTCATATTTACCAGCAAATAAAACTACACAAACTCATCTTTTAAACAGTCCATTATCCATTTTCGGCTTCACATCATCATTTTGTTGAAGTAAGAGCGGTACTTTACACTCATTTTTCGTCTCAAAATGCTATATTTTTACTGCATTTTTAGCCACTTTAATTGTACTGTTgagtgaatttttaaaaaacgcCCGCATCAAGTTTCAATCCTCTTGTGATGAATTCAAATGGGTTGTGCTAGTTTTTTAGTTAGGTGAAAATCTGCACGTTTTCTAATTAAAGATTGAGTTTTCTGAGATCAGTGAATCAGGAAGGTTCTTGTTTCAAGAGAATTTTGAGATACCCAGATGAAGATTTGATCCTTTCGTACTGAAGTCAAATGGGTTGGGTTAGTTTTTTCAGTTATGCTAAAATTTGCATGTATACTTGTAAAGACAACATGAAAAAAGTTTGCTTTTTGTGATGAATTCAAATGGGttttgtcagttttttttttttttttttcagttaagtGAAGATCTGAATGTTTACTTGCTCTAAAGATGGAGATTTTAGATGCACGGGTTAAAGGTGTAAGCTTGTGGCTGTCAATGAATTCCAGGATGCCCAGATGACATATGATCTTTTGTGTTGAACTCAAATGAGTTGTGTTAGTTTGTTTGACAATGCAGAAATTTGCATGTTTAGTTGTGTTAGAGAATGAGTTTTTAGACATACAAGAGAAAAGTGTAAGCTTTTTCTCTTAAGTTTGGGTTGGGTTTGATTAGCACACTCTGAATCCATAGGAGATTATAATGTGAAACAGGGCATTGATAACATGAAGGGTGTAGTAACATGTGTTGTTGATTGATTACAAAATGATTTGTTATTGATTGTAAATGTTACTAGTATAGTGTTGTCCACAACAAGTTGATGTTCCAGCATATTAAACTGACTTTATTTGGCAGATATGAGAATTTTGTGAATCTTTTGGCCTGATCTTGTGTGGAAATGATGATGTTGCCAGTGTGCTCAGCCACTTCGAGTTGTTCATCACATTCATTGGTAAGATTTGAGATTTTACACTCAATGACAGTTAATTTTATCCGAAATCTGCAGTTAATCAATTTCGTAACAAATGCAAGGAGAGTTTAcggatatatatagtttaaacCTCACATGATTTCCATTGTTTCTATTAAGTTGAGACTTGAGATCACGGTAGTAATTGTGTAAGATTATTGTATTGTTGGCTATTTAGTTAAATGAAGGAGAGTTTATTTGTTAAACTTGAAAATTATACTAGTGATTACTGTTGATTTCTGAGGACTAAGTTTAAATTGCATGTATTTCCAGATTAAGTTGGTCACTTGTTGGGATATTGCTAAAATCTGGAATGCATCTTGCTTCACATTGAGTCTCATAGTTTTATCTTATGAAGTCAATCTATGATGTTGTTGCGGGTCATTGTTGCCTGGTTGATGATAACAACCACTTATCTCAATCCAAATCAATGCAGTTTCAACACAACAAATCCAGCATATTAATGAATCAATTGCACAAcaattagtttaatattaatcCCCAAATCCAACCATATCAATTGTTTAacagaaaataagaaagaataagattaaaacaagaagaaattatGCAGAATTGAATAAGAAATCTGGCATCAGGGATCAGGGGTGCCAGTTTTCCCCACAGGCTAAATGCCCTCTTTCCCAAATTGTTTCCCAATTAATTATTTGCTGATTCTCTCAAAACTGCTTCCTTATATTCTTGTCCTTCACCTATCATCACCCTTTTGAGCCTTCCATGTGTGATGCTATTTTGGTAATCTGTTTTGGTTTGCTGAGCATGTTGGCTGTAGCACTTAGAAGTGATTCCCTGCCCTGGCCTTTTTATTCTTATGGCACACCTTAGTTATTGGTGGTCTAACAGTTTATCATgaataattcttcttttttcattgaGTGTATATATGTAACATGCCAGTAGATTTGAAGTGTCTTAATTGAGACTTCcggtaaaaaattaaattgtgttgAGTCAAAGATCTAGATGCAAGGGAATGATTTCCTCTCTTGAGGAAAATTTTGTCACTTTTGGTGCCATATAGAGTGAAGGGATTGACTGCATCTCTCTAAAAATTGGATGGCATATTCATGCTTGTGTTGcaactttttcttgtttaattcGTAAAACTTTATAGATTAATCCACAAATCCTGCAGATTTCTTTCCGTCGAGGTTTGCGGCCCTGTTGTCCATTTAAGAAGGATTTTGAATCCAGATGTTTTGTGGAAGATGGCACTGATCTGGGCTTGACAAATAGAATTCATCTCCACAGAATATCCTTTAAAACAGAAGCTACAAAGTCTTCATTTTCTGGTTTCGTTGAAAACACTCAATCAGTCCCTGTAGATTTCAGTAATTCCTGTCCAAGCGAATTGGATGGCATTAAATGCCAGCCATCTGACATATGGAGTTCTTCAGTTGGAGCAATAAATGAGCTGCAACCTATGGAAAGTGGAGAGCTAGAATACATTGACACTTCTGGTGTACCCGCTATGGAAGAGGGACTCAAGGACTTTACAGACCAGATGACTGAAAATGTAGACAAGTTGATGGGACCAGTAGAACCTGAAATCATGTCACCTATTGAATTGACACCCGAGAATCCTGCCCCACTATTGGATTCCTTGGATATAGATAGTAATTCGACATCCAATGTAAAAAGCAGTTTTGATGACTTTCTTGCTCGGGCTAGTGAAACCTTCAATTCTTCAATAAACAAAGGAGAAAATGCTGTGAAAAACTTACTAGATACAATAACTTCATCAATAACATCTGTCAAAAAAAGTGCTTTAGATGTGGTTGATAATGCTCTTGGCGGGGTGTTTTCATCTGTTGATCAAACGGGAAATTTAGCTGGCAATAAGTTGACGAGTTTTTCAACTAACTTGACAGAAGCCTCAAGTAAAGCAACTGTTGTTGCCATTGATGTGTTGAGACGCACAATTGTTGCATTGGAAGATTCTATAGCAAATGGGGCTTCTTTTGTTGTCTACTATTATGGCACCACTAAGGAAATGCTTCCTCCAGAGATCAAGGCTGCTCTTAATTTGTCTGAAGAGAGAGCAAGTGAAATTTTGAGACCTTTTGGGTCAGCTTTTCAACAGGTATGTTATGTTCAGGATGCATAGTAGTTTCATGGTGTTATAATAATAGGGGGCCTTCTTTGGTCATCTTCTTTTGTGTAAGAAATCTGCATCAGTAGAATCACCATCTGACCTTTCGagttatattgaaaaaattagtgTTTGGTATTGAAGGAATATAAATCTGAATTTGGTTAACAGTTAGAGCTTTCTTGTTATTGGTGCTCTTCAGTCATCAGTTTTAACGTGGAGATCCTGTTAGTCAATCTTGGGCATTTTGAGCTTGTACTCCATTAAGAGCACTAAAATTCAGTGCACTGTAAACAGGTTTCAATTGCCGTTGAGGGATTGGAAAGAAGTATTGGCTTGGATTCGAATGATCCTATTGTCCCATTTGTTCTTTTCCTCGGAGGCTCTGCTACTTTGTGGTATGGATGTCCTTTTGTTCGTAGTTGGTTTCTTTTAACCATTCACAATCAGGAAACATGAAACATTTGGCATGTGAAATTTATATTTCCTATCAGATTTGTGCAGGGTTTTTTATTGGGTGTGGACATATAGCGGTTACTCAGGAGATTTATCTCCTCAGTCAACTTTGGAGCTTTTGACAGGAAAGGAGAATGCGGTTCTGATTGATGTCCGGCCTGAGGCAAGAGATTGTAAATCTTTCAAGccttttatttagttaaattaataaaagttttgatGCACCATCAAAGAGgctaaaacagtaaaaatattCTTATGGTTTTATTCCAATGTTTCTAGGGGCTTCTACTGTTTCAAACTCTTTTCTTCAGATGtatgattgattaataattttgttcaaagattactttctttttctcatttttcaactttgccGTGGTCTTGATGTTGGAATTGGATCTTCTGTAGCTTATGAGAGAAAGAGATGGTATTCCTGATCTTAGACGAGGAGCTCGATATCGCTATGCAAGTGTATATTTACCTGAGGTTGGTTTACACGTGACAGTTATATCTAAAGATTTTAATGCCATAAAATGTGGTTCTTGAgctgttaaatttattttgaggaTGTAATTGAAACTTCCAGTTTCTCGGAGCTGACTCAAATAACTAAAAATTGCTTCATAAAAAAGGGTGATGAACTTGTTGATTTTAGctctttcttatttttgaaacttcatgTCAAATTTCCTTGTCTATATTCAGGTTGATGGCGCTGTAAGGAAAGTGTTGAGAGGTGGAAGACAGCTTGATGACTCCTTAACTGCTGTTGTCATTTCTAACTTGAAAATTATTCAGGTATTCTAGTTTAATGCTTTTAGACGGCTTATGTCTCAgcagtttttaattatttcaaagaaAAGTTTTCCAAAGCAAAGAAGATTTTTGGCTTTCTTCACCAAGTTCTTATTGTGAGTGCTGTTTGCCACTATGGAGAACCATGTATCTTTATTcgtttttaagaataaaaaagaaagaagtaaaataattaatctagATAGAAGCATATGACCAGCAAAATGTCGACATATACATTAGgtgtgaaaaatgaaaaaagtggTGTTGCacataaaattatgtttctATCTATATTTACATCACTTGATAACTTTTGTATAATAAAAGTTCTTTTTGCATAGAAATGTGAGTTTAAGAATTAGATAGCTACAAACATCTGACTGGTTGCTGCGTATTATGGATGTTAGGAATATTTTGTTCCAATGATTTAATGAAACACTAAAAATAGCTGCAATGAATTGGGTTCTTTGATCCTGCTGCTTATATACATACACATCCTTTTCCTTTCAGCTTTTTTTAAGAATGTAGAATGGGCCTTCTAAGGTCCGTGTATATCGTGCACTAGTGATTAACCTCTTTTGGCTATGGGCATGATGTTTCTGAGTATTCTTTTTCTACAACCTGTAGGACAGGTCCAAGGTTATAGTAATGGATGTTGATGGTTCTCGATCCAAAGGCATTGCAAGGTCATTGAGAAAACTTGGAATTAAGGCAAGTATTGATAAACCCTTGAGATGCTTATGTTCAAATGAAAAACATTAAGATGGGACCCACAAAagggaaataaaagaaaaagaaagcaaaagaaattatataatccataatattttggtaatttgaTATTCTCATGTTCAACTCATGAGTAAGGGAGTTGAAAGATGgcataaacaattttttttgtcatgaTTGTTATAGCCAGATCCTTAGTTAAAATAACTCCATATCATATGCTCTATAGAAGTTTTGGTTAAGCGCAATGATAGTCTGTCTTTCTTAAGCTTCAAAATGTGAATCCAAATCCATTCAAGGCGGCAATAGATGAAATCAATTTGATCAACTTCTGTTGCCCACAGTAAAAGATAAAGAAGTGTACTTATTGTGCTTGACTAAACACCATAT contains:
- the LOC123221344 gene encoding uncharacterized protein LOC123221344, translating into MMMLPVCSATSSCSSHSLISFRRGLRPCCPFKKDFESRCFVEDGTDLGLTNRIHLHRISFKTEATKSSFSGFVENTQSVPVDFSNSCPSELDGIKCQPSDIWSSSVGAINELQPMESGELEYIDTSGVPAMEEGLKDFTDQMTENVDKLMGPVEPEIMSPIELTPENPAPLLDSLDIDSNSTSNVKSSFDDFLARASETFNSSINKGENAVKNLLDTITSSITSVKKSALDVVDNALGGVFSSVDQTGNLAGNKLTSFSTNLTEASSKATVVAIDVLRRTIVALEDSIANGASFVVYYYGTTKEMLPPEIKAALNLSEERASEILRPFGSAFQQVSIAVEGLERSIGLDSNDPIVPFVLFLGGSATLWVFYWVWTYSGYSGDLSPQSTLELLTGKENAVLIDVRPELMRERDGIPDLRRGARYRYASVYLPEVDGAVRKVLRGGRQLDDSLTAVVISNLKIIQDRSKVIVMDVDGSRSKGIARSLRKLGIKRPYLVQGGFQSWIEEGLRIKELKVETALTILNEDAGAILEDIKPTPLKVLGFSVGAVAALYALLEWEKTLQFIAVIGLGQTIYRRVASYEDAEDFREDVKLLLTPVRLGGQAFSWAAGKIETNRPGLPTSPSSIDVQNRVLQAAAKLESQPSDSDRTQDPSAEPVAQMNEKVDLSEA